The Bufo gargarizans isolate SCDJY-AF-19 unplaced genomic scaffold, ASM1485885v1 original_scaffold_1351_pilon, whole genome shotgun sequence genome includes a window with the following:
- the LOC122923206 gene encoding tol-Pal system protein TolA-like: protein MEAEAVRKKAEMEAEAARKKAEMEAEAVRKKAEMEAEAARKKAEMEAEAARKKAEMEAEAARKKAEMEAEAVRKKAEMEAEAVRKKAEMEAEAARKKAEMEAEATRKKAEMEAEAARKKGEMEVLEKQCLDAAWDRLERSFGSSHAIEDALFKRLQRFPRITAKDNLKLQELSDLLLEQ from the exons atggaagctgaagCCGTACGGaagaaagcagagatggaagctgaagCCGCACGGaagaaagcagagatggaagctgaagCCGTACGGaagaaagcagagatggaagctgaagCCGCACGGaagaaagcagagatggaagctgaagCCGCACGGaagaaagcagagatggaagctgaagCAGCACGGaagaaagcagagatggaagctgaagCCGTACGGaagaaagcagagatggaagctgaagCCGTACGGaagaaagcagagatggaagctgaagCCGCACGGaagaaagcagagatggaagctgaagCCACACGGaagaaagcagagatggaagctgaagCCGCACGGAAGAAAGGAGAGATGGAAGTTTTGGAAAAACAAT GTCTCGACGCTGCTTGGGACAGACTTGAACGTAGCTTTGGCAGCTCTCACGCCATCGAAGATGCTCTATTCAAAAGGTTGCAACGCTTCCCAAGGATTACAGCTAAAGACAATCTAAAGCTTCAAGAACTCAGTGATCTTctactagagcagtga